From a region of the Bacteroidales bacterium genome:
- a CDS encoding T9SS type A sorting domain-containing protein, which produces MKQLTTFLLAILLYLFPRLYAQDFWELMPFPDSLTITCLAVNQQGDIFVGTNTLTAYDGVFRSQDAGQTWELVLDMGLYGPSSIAITDNGVIFVLGGGPGWYLTKSSDNGQTWESFSMPDYGGSVKIVVQGEDTLYVSQWASSGAMLLKSENGGLDWEVVFTTENHVSEYISDIAIAPNSDIFVSLDCFYPNMGGVYKATDDGATWEFLGLLNHKVIAVEVNEQGDLFIGVRDNSLGIGWAIYAVYHDNPQMVECLDGPAVYDLAINSAGHIYASTGLGVMVSKDNGFTFDFENSGLPLGAKGELYCDTEDYIYALSGGAPSNIIYRTVEPTVGIKELSNFASSHNIQIAPNPVQGLFQGRFNGNIPDGTYAYTISGLSGNNIVEGSLMLSQNSFSIDISFLPPGFYLLKVNCDGFVYTSKIIKT; this is translated from the coding sequence ATGAAACAATTAACTACTTTTCTTCTTGCGATCCTGCTATACCTTTTTCCACGCCTGTATGCACAGGATTTCTGGGAGTTAATGCCTTTTCCCGATAGCCTTACCATAACCTGTCTTGCTGTAAACCAGCAAGGTGATATTTTTGTTGGAACCAATACCCTAACAGCTTATGATGGGGTGTTTCGCTCACAGGATGCAGGTCAAACCTGGGAATTGGTTCTTGATATGGGGCTTTATGGGCCGTCTTCAATAGCAATAACCGATAATGGAGTAATTTTCGTATTAGGTGGAGGGCCTGGATGGTATTTAACAAAATCGTCTGATAACGGTCAAACCTGGGAATCATTTTCTATGCCCGATTATGGTGGAAGCGTAAAAATAGTAGTACAAGGAGAGGACACCTTGTATGTAAGCCAATGGGCATCCAGTGGCGCTATGCTGCTAAAATCCGAAAATGGAGGCTTAGACTGGGAAGTGGTTTTTACGACAGAAAACCACGTCAGCGAATACATCAGTGATATTGCCATTGCCCCCAACAGCGATATTTTTGTTAGCCTGGACTGTTTCTACCCCAATATGGGCGGGGTGTATAAAGCAACTGATGACGGGGCCACATGGGAGTTCTTAGGATTGCTCAACCACAAAGTAATAGCGGTTGAAGTAAATGAGCAGGGGGACTTGTTTATAGGCGTCCGCGACAATTCCCTGGGGATTGGATGGGCTATTTATGCTGTATATCATGATAATCCACAAATGGTTGAATGTCTGGATGGGCCTGCTGTATATGATTTAGCTATTAATTCGGCGGGGCATATATATGCCAGTACCGGCCTTGGTGTAATGGTTTCTAAAGACAATGGATTTACTTTCGACTTTGAAAATAGCGGATTACCTCTTGGTGCTAAAGGGGAATTATACTGTGATACAGAGGATTATATATATGCATTATCTGGTGGTGCTCCTTCAAATATTATATATAGAACAGTTGAACCAACAGTAGGAATCAAAGAACTTTCAAACTTTGCAAGTAGCCACAATATTCAGATTGCCCCCAATCCTGTACAAGGCTTGTTTCAGGGAAGATTTAATGGCAACATTCCGGACGGCACATACGCTTACACAATTTCAGGCTTAAGCGGCAATAATATAGTAGAGGGAAGCTTAATGCTTTCACAGAATTCGTTTTCTATTGATATCTCTTTTCTGCCGCCGGGGTTTTATCTCTTAAAAGTAAATTGCGATGGATTCGTTTACACATCAAAAATCATTAAAACCTGA
- a CDS encoding T9SS type A sorting domain-containing protein has translation MMCFYPEIGGVYKSTDNGLTWDYVGLQNHQVQAVEVNAEGDLFIGVYGNFIGGGGGIYAIYHDNPQIIECLYGPDVNGLAVNSAGDIYAGIGWPDGIIVSTDNGNTFEFNNSGLPQGPVGKLYCDHQDYIFALSPVSVNWMCKSIEPTVGIKEISVFANIHNIQIAPNPVQDIFQGRFNGSLPDGSYAYTISGLSGNNIVEGSLMLSQNSFSIDISFLPPGFYILKLNCNGITYTSKIIKI, from the coding sequence ATGATGTGCTTTTACCCTGAAATTGGTGGAGTATATAAATCAACGGATAATGGGCTTACATGGGATTATGTCGGTTTGCAAAACCATCAGGTTCAAGCTGTGGAAGTGAACGCCGAAGGGGATCTGTTCATAGGTGTTTATGGTAATTTTATTGGTGGAGGGGGCGGAATTTATGCTATATATCACGACAATCCGCAAATTATTGAATGTCTGTACGGTCCTGATGTAAACGGTTTGGCAGTTAATTCGGCAGGTGATATTTATGCAGGTATAGGCTGGCCTGATGGTATTATTGTTTCTACGGATAACGGAAACACTTTTGAATTTAATAATTCCGGATTACCGCAGGGCCCAGTTGGGAAACTGTATTGTGATCATCAGGATTACATTTTTGCATTATCTCCTGTATCTGTGAACTGGATGTGCAAATCTATTGAACCAACAGTAGGAATCAAAGAAATTTCAGTCTTTGCAAACATCCACAATATTCAGATAGCCCCCAATCCTGTACAAGACATATTTCAGGGAAGATTTAATGGAAGCCTTCCAGACGGTAGCTACGCTTACACAATTTCAGGCTTAAGCGGCAATAATATAGTAGAGGGAAGCTTAATGCTTTCACAGAATTCGTTTTCTATTGATATCTCTTTTCTGCCGCCGGGTTTTTATATTCTAAAGTTAAACTGCAATGGAATTACTTACACATCAAAAATCATTAAAATCTGA
- the sucC gene encoding ADP-forming succinate--CoA ligase subunit beta: MNLHEYQSKSILKQYGVQVPEGMVAFTPEEALQAAKTLQETTGTDKWAVKAQIHAGGRGKGGGVKIAKSLDEVKEYAKAILGMQLVTPQTSAAGKKVNKILIEQNIYYPGPSDVKEFYVSILLDRAKGRNMIMYSPKGGMDIEKVADETPEFIFTEEIDPKVGLQAFQCRKVAFNLDLSGTAFKEMVKFIAALYKAYEGTDASLFEINPVIKAADDRVFAADAKVVVDNNALFRHAGIHAMRDLDEEDPIEVEASKFDLNFVKLDGNVGCMVNGAGLAMATMDMIKLSGGEPANFLDVGGSANAKRVEEAFRIILKDPNVKAILVNIFGGIVRCDRVAQGIVDAYKNIGEINMPIIVRLQGTNAKEAKVLIDNSGLKVSSAITLEEAAESVRKAVE; the protein is encoded by the coding sequence ATGAACCTCCACGAGTATCAATCGAAATCAATTTTGAAACAGTACGGCGTGCAAGTGCCGGAAGGAATGGTAGCTTTTACACCAGAAGAAGCTTTGCAGGCAGCCAAAACCTTGCAGGAAACCACAGGAACAGATAAATGGGCGGTGAAAGCCCAGATCCATGCCGGAGGCCGCGGCAAAGGCGGTGGAGTCAAGATCGCCAAGAGCCTGGATGAAGTGAAGGAATATGCCAAAGCTATTTTGGGCATGCAACTGGTGACGCCGCAAACCAGCGCTGCCGGCAAGAAGGTGAACAAGATACTTATTGAGCAGAATATTTATTATCCTGGCCCATCGGATGTCAAAGAGTTTTATGTAAGTATTTTGCTGGATCGGGCCAAGGGTCGCAACATGATTATGTACTCGCCCAAGGGCGGGATGGATATTGAAAAGGTAGCTGATGAAACCCCAGAATTTATTTTCACCGAAGAGATTGACCCTAAAGTTGGATTACAGGCTTTCCAGTGCCGCAAGGTAGCTTTTAACCTCGATCTTTCGGGAACCGCTTTCAAGGAAATGGTGAAGTTTATTGCCGCCCTTTACAAAGCTTACGAAGGCACCGACGCTTCCCTGTTTGAGATCAACCCCGTGATCAAAGCTGCCGACGACCGCGTTTTTGCCGCCGATGCCAAGGTGGTGGTTGACAACAACGCCTTATTCCGTCATGCCGGCATACATGCCATGCGTGATCTTGACGAAGAAGATCCCATTGAAGTGGAAGCCAGCAAATTCGATCTCAATTTTGTGAAACTCGATGGCAATGTGGGTTGTATGGTGAACGGTGCCGGTCTTGCCATGGCCACCATGGACATGATCAAACTTTCGGGTGGCGAGCCGGCCAACTTCCTTGATGTAGGAGGTTCAGCCAATGCCAAAAGGGTAGAGGAAGCTTTCCGCATTATTTTAAAAGATCCCAACGTAAAAGCAATCCTTGTCAATATCTTTGGCGGCATCGTCCGCTGCGACCGGGTTGCCCAGGGTATTGTTGATGCCTATAAGAATATCGGCGAAATCAATATGCCCATTATTGTGCGCCTGCAGGGAACCAATGCCAAAGAAGCCAAGGTGCTGATTGATAACTCCGGCCTGAAAGTTTCATCGGCCATCACACTTGAAGAAGCTGCTGAAAGTGTGAGGAAAGCGGTTGAGTAG
- a CDS encoding carbohydrate binding family 9 domain-containing protein — translation MLLRFCLLLFLIPHILNANPIPKTATAIRTPVPPIMDGQLDEHVWLLSEPLTDFHQYDPVFAASASQQTEVRILYDDRALYIGARLYDSDPNSILTQLGNRDDGLNADLFGIQFDTYYNGLDAYVFEVYASGVQCDSRRSDDTFNAVWESAVAFDQKGWTLEMRIPWSALRFPANEKQIWGLQLHRSIRRHREMLQWALVPKGTSNTLAYWGELHGLSNIEPPLRLSFTPFVSSMVEHYPYNIPGASNYSSTYSGGMDLKYGINKSFTLDMTLMPDFSTVASDHEIKNLTAFETVYDENRGFFNEGVDLFHKGDIFYSRRIGRKPQLYNTVHNELLEGEFIHRNPDRAQLLNATKVSGRNSSNLGIGIFNAMTANTYAIAEDSLGRQRQVLTEPFTNYSILVLDQGLSFNSSAYLINTNVTRSNKFDNENVTAAGVTYYEKRNTYKFDASGKLSQIYNKNIQNGDKKPNAVDIGYRYDLGFAKVKGQWQYNFWFNAMNDRYNINGLGLNHTNDEINSGGKASYNIYDPFWRLLNFSTTIVFDNLSRMSTGKNTGRFASWRASATTRKHLSIWGGVTQSLKRSYDYYEPRVKDRFYITPLYTWANFGFSSDYRRAFALDGGIEIGTNEEKYFTKSITIRPIFRFSDKFTMDHVLRLSDQDNDRGYVSRDNNQVFFGNRDIRTLENTLSSRYMFRNNLSLSLWLRHYWIRGEYDNYYDLQTDGRLVLNPEYIIDHDFNFNTFNIDLLFNWEFAPGSNLSVVYKNAIMHEETYPVYNFFDNFGNTLDSPQLNSLTVKFLYYLDYQMLKRRG, via the coding sequence ATGCTGCTGAGGTTTTGTTTACTGCTTTTTCTAATCCCACACATTCTTAACGCCAATCCCATTCCTAAAACCGCCACTGCTATCCGGACTCCTGTGCCGCCTATCATGGACGGACAATTGGATGAACACGTCTGGCTCTTGTCTGAACCACTTACGGATTTTCATCAGTACGATCCTGTTTTCGCTGCTTCCGCAAGCCAGCAAACCGAAGTCCGCATCCTTTACGACGACCGTGCACTTTACATTGGCGCCCGACTTTACGATTCAGATCCCAACAGTATTCTCACCCAATTAGGAAACCGTGATGACGGTCTTAATGCCGATTTATTCGGTATCCAGTTCGACACCTATTACAATGGACTTGATGCCTATGTTTTTGAGGTGTATGCTTCGGGCGTGCAATGCGACAGCCGCCGCAGCGACGACACCTTTAATGCAGTGTGGGAAAGCGCCGTTGCATTTGACCAGAAAGGCTGGACGCTTGAGATGCGCATCCCCTGGTCGGCACTCCGCTTCCCGGCCAATGAAAAACAAATCTGGGGACTGCAATTACATCGTTCCATCCGCCGTCACCGCGAAATGCTGCAATGGGCGCTGGTTCCCAAAGGCACCTCAAACACGCTGGCCTATTGGGGCGAACTGCATGGACTTTCAAATATCGAACCACCGCTCAGGCTTTCCTTCACGCCTTTTGTATCATCAATGGTTGAGCATTATCCATACAATATTCCTGGCGCCAGCAATTACTCTTCAACCTACAGCGGTGGCATGGATCTGAAATATGGCATCAATAAAAGTTTCACCCTCGATATGACCCTGATGCCCGATTTCAGCACTGTTGCCTCGGATCATGAAATTAAAAATCTTACTGCCTTTGAAACGGTGTATGATGAGAACCGCGGTTTTTTTAATGAAGGTGTTGACCTGTTTCATAAAGGAGATATTTTTTATAGCAGGCGTATCGGGCGAAAACCGCAACTTTACAATACAGTTCATAATGAATTGCTTGAAGGCGAATTTATTCACCGCAACCCCGACAGGGCACAGCTACTCAATGCGACCAAGGTTTCGGGTCGAAACTCATCCAACCTTGGAATTGGTATTTTCAATGCCATGACCGCCAACACCTATGCGATAGCTGAAGATTCGCTTGGCCGCCAAAGACAGGTTCTTACCGAACCCTTCACCAATTACAGCATTTTGGTTCTGGATCAAGGCCTTAGTTTCAACTCTTCTGCCTACCTGATCAATACGAATGTGACGCGATCGAATAAATTTGATAATGAAAATGTTACGGCTGCCGGGGTCACATATTATGAAAAGAGGAACACCTATAAGTTTGATGCTTCGGGAAAATTAAGCCAGATCTACAATAAGAATATTCAAAACGGTGATAAAAAACCAAATGCAGTGGATATTGGCTACAGATACGACCTGGGTTTTGCGAAGGTTAAAGGGCAATGGCAATATAACTTTTGGTTCAATGCCATGAATGATCGTTACAACATCAATGGATTGGGTTTGAACCATACAAATGATGAAATCAATAGCGGAGGAAAGGCTTCATACAATATTTACGATCCGTTCTGGCGCCTTCTCAACTTTTCAACTACAATAGTTTTTGATAATTTGTCTCGGATGAGTACAGGAAAAAATACCGGTCGTTTTGCAAGTTGGCGGGCCAGTGCTACTACCAGAAAACACCTGAGCATCTGGGGCGGTGTAACCCAATCGCTCAAACGTAGCTACGACTATTACGAACCCAGGGTGAAGGATCGGTTTTATATTACGCCACTTTACACATGGGCGAACTTCGGCTTTTCAAGCGACTACAGAAGGGCATTTGCATTGGATGGCGGAATTGAGATCGGAACCAACGAAGAAAAATATTTCACGAAATCCATCACGATCCGGCCTATTTTCAGGTTCAGCGATAAGTTTACAATGGACCATGTGCTTCGTTTGTCAGATCAGGACAATGACCGGGGTTATGTGAGCCGCGATAACAACCAGGTTTTTTTTGGCAACCGTGACATCAGAACCCTTGAGAACACATTAAGCAGCCGGTACATGTTCCGAAATAACTTGTCGCTTAGTCTTTGGTTGCGCCATTACTGGATCAGAGGAGAATACGACAATTATTATGATTTACAGACAGATGGGCGGCTAGTGCTAAACCCGGAATACATCATTGATCATGATTTTAACTTCAACACTTTTAACATTGACCTGTTGTTTAACTGGGAGTTTGCTCCCGGAAGCAACCTCAGCGTAGTGTATAAAAATGCAATCATGCATGAAGAAACATACCCGGTATACAATTTCTTTGATAATTTTGGCAACACGCTCGATAGCCCTCAGTTGAACAGCCTCACGGTTAAGTTTCTGTATTATTTGGATTATCAGATGTTAAAACGGAGGGGTTGA
- a CDS encoding ABC transporter ATP-binding protein, translated as MITANNIHKSYGALKVLKGIELSIAKAEIISVVGASGAGKSTLLHILGSLDKPDSGSVFINNTNISKLNDKKLSAFRNKHIGFVFQFHHLLPEFTAMENICIPAFISGLQKKAATEKAMKLAEFLRFSERLHHKPSELSGGEQQRVAVARALINDPFVIFADEPSGNLDSNNAKELHKLFFDLRDQFEQTFVIVTHNQELANLADRKLTIVDGIIMNGS; from the coding sequence ATGATAACAGCAAACAACATTCATAAAAGCTACGGAGCGCTTAAGGTGCTGAAAGGGATAGAACTAAGCATAGCCAAAGCTGAGATCATTTCTGTGGTTGGAGCCTCGGGAGCCGGCAAATCAACATTGCTGCACATCCTCGGTTCGCTGGATAAACCTGATTCTGGCAGTGTATTTATCAACAATACAAATATCAGCAAACTTAATGACAAGAAGCTGTCGGCATTTCGAAATAAGCACATTGGCTTTGTTTTCCAGTTTCATCACCTGCTCCCTGAGTTCACCGCAATGGAGAACATTTGCATTCCTGCCTTTATCTCGGGACTTCAAAAAAAGGCTGCTACAGAAAAAGCCATGAAGCTTGCCGAATTTCTCAGATTTTCTGAACGCCTGCATCATAAACCATCTGAACTTTCTGGCGGAGAGCAGCAACGCGTTGCTGTGGCCCGCGCGCTGATCAACGATCCTTTTGTAATATTTGCCGACGAACCTTCCGGGAACCTGGACTCAAACAATGCCAAAGAGCTGCATAAACTCTTTTTTGATCTAAGAGACCAATTTGAACAAACTTTCGTTATTGTAACACATAACCAGGAACTGGCGAACCTGGCCGACCGGAAACTGACCATCGTTGATGGAATCATAATGAACGGTTCGTAA
- a CDS encoding aminotransferase class V-fold PLP-dependent enzyme, producing the protein MKPKQGMEEYFRKFRKNIVGIDQSYDSPYGKQKILYADWIASGRLYAPIEERIYKDLGPFVGNTHTETSETGTLMTKAYHHAQQRIKKHVNAGENDILISTGNGMTGAIVKFQRILGLKYCGQLFHHDCLKESEKPVIFITHMEHHSNHTSWFETMTDVVVLEPGKDLLVDPENLRIQLEKYKNRKLKIGSFTACSNVTGIHVPYHELAKIMHEYNGYCFVDFAASAPYCEINMNPEDPSEKLDAIFFSPHKFLGGPGSAGVLIFDKSLYHNPVPDQPGGGTVDWTNPWGEYKYVDNIEAREDGGTPGFLQTIRTALAIELKEQMGTQQICKREEQLLQKAFDGLLKIPGIHILADTVRDRIGVISFYIENLHYNLVVKLLSDRYGIQVRGGCACAGTYGHYLLDVSYEKSKLITEKITSGDLSEKPGWVRLSLHPVMTDQEVDFILQAIADIVKNYDSFQKDYIYNKYTNEFHHINDGERQANIVKGWLKL; encoded by the coding sequence ATGAAACCAAAGCAAGGCATGGAAGAATATTTCAGGAAATTCAGGAAAAACATCGTTGGGATTGACCAATCCTACGATTCCCCATATGGTAAACAGAAAATTCTCTATGCCGACTGGATCGCAAGCGGCCGTTTGTACGCCCCGATCGAAGAAAGAATTTATAAGGACCTGGGGCCTTTTGTTGGTAATACCCATACCGAAACAAGCGAGACCGGAACCTTGATGACCAAGGCTTACCATCATGCCCAGCAGCGGATCAAAAAACATGTTAATGCAGGTGAAAACGATATCCTCATAAGTACTGGCAATGGAATGACCGGTGCCATTGTGAAGTTTCAGCGTATTCTCGGGTTAAAATACTGTGGGCAGCTTTTTCATCACGATTGTTTAAAGGAATCAGAAAAGCCTGTGATTTTCATCACGCATATGGAGCACCACTCCAATCATACCTCATGGTTCGAAACAATGACCGATGTGGTAGTGCTCGAACCTGGCAAAGACCTGCTGGTTGATCCTGAAAACCTGAGAATACAACTTGAAAAATACAAAAACCGTAAGCTGAAAATAGGGTCATTCACAGCATGTTCAAATGTTACCGGAATTCATGTTCCATACCACGAACTCGCGAAAATCATGCATGAGTATAACGGGTATTGCTTTGTTGATTTCGCGGCATCGGCACCCTATTGTGAAATAAATATGAACCCTGAAGATCCCTCAGAGAAACTCGATGCCATTTTCTTCTCACCGCATAAATTTCTTGGCGGCCCGGGATCAGCCGGTGTGCTAATTTTCGATAAAAGCTTGTATCATAACCCTGTGCCCGATCAGCCGGGAGGTGGCACGGTAGATTGGACCAATCCCTGGGGCGAATACAAATACGTTGACAATATCGAAGCACGGGAAGATGGCGGCACACCCGGCTTCCTGCAAACCATCCGCACTGCCCTGGCCATTGAGTTGAAGGAGCAGATGGGAACGCAACAGATTTGCAAGCGGGAAGAGCAATTGCTGCAGAAAGCTTTTGATGGGCTCCTGAAAATTCCAGGTATACATATTCTTGCAGACACGGTGCGGGATCGTATTGGCGTGATTTCTTTTTATATTGAGAACCTTCATTATAACCTGGTCGTAAAACTTTTGAGCGATCGCTATGGAATACAGGTTCGTGGGGGCTGCGCTTGTGCCGGAACCTACGGGCATTACCTGCTGGATGTAAGTTATGAAAAATCGAAGTTGATAACTGAAAAAATTACTTCTGGCGATCTTTCTGAGAAACCGGGTTGGGTTAGGTTATCTCTGCACCCTGTAATGACTGACCAGGAAGTTGATTTTATACTTCAAGCCATTGCAGATATTGTGAAAAACTATGATAGTTTCCAGAAAGACTATATTTACAACAAGTACACCAACGAGTTTCATCATATTAATGATGGCGAACGCCAGGCCAACATCGTAAAGGGTTGGCTAAAACTCTAA
- a CDS encoding N-acetyltransferase has protein sequence MLQQLVTIRLAVPEDLQAIDEIYNQAIEIKATAHTSPLTIEERKSWFEYHEPALFPVYVAVANDAVIGWISFSPYRSGRQALKFTAEISYYIHRDFWSRGVGSQLLEFAINEAPKLNFSVLIAILLEHNKASVSLLKKFAFEKWGFLHEVAEYDHNKCGQYYYGLILRP, from the coding sequence ATGCTCCAGCAACTAGTAACAATACGGCTAGCTGTACCTGAAGACCTTCAGGCGATTGATGAAATCTACAACCAGGCTATTGAAATAAAGGCAACGGCTCATACTTCCCCGCTTACGATTGAAGAACGTAAAAGCTGGTTCGAATATCATGAACCAGCTTTATTTCCTGTATATGTTGCCGTTGCCAATGACGCGGTAATAGGTTGGATTTCTTTCAGTCCTTACAGATCGGGGCGGCAAGCGTTAAAGTTCACAGCTGAGATCAGTTATTACATTCACCGTGATTTCTGGAGTAGGGGAGTGGGTTCGCAACTTTTGGAATTTGCCATCAATGAAGCCCCAAAACTAAACTTCAGTGTGTTGATAGCTATCTTGTTGGAACACAATAAGGCAAGCGTCAGCTTACTGAAAAAGTTTGCGTTCGAAAAATGGGGATTTCTACATGAGGTTGCTGAGTATGACCACAACAAATGCGGGCAATACTATTATGGCTTGATATTGAGGCCGTGA
- a CDS encoding metallophosphoesterase — protein sequence MIISKNLYKAGYLTVFILALAIAAWRMPAYASRMPWLLTMAIADLYLFWHLSSGGIINKPWLRKVLVFITGLPSALLMLFFLSLAFLSPVDWNPILRTYLLGFVVFFYLIRLMPLLVLILFDLRKSITQLARKSFHLANKRVWLKISAVFSAILGIAMIMGMTLWVYDFEIIEEEIHIENLPTAFEGYRIVQLSDIHLGRWHSQKPLQKAVEMVNSLDADLIAFTGDLVNYATSEALPFTETLSSLSAKDGVFAVLGNHDYGDYMRWPNAHAKEMNDTLMNNVIKGMGWFLLENRNVKLFRDKQCIVVAGTGNYSDNEHYPDRSDVRLSLAGIPDSCKVILLTHTPSIIGPELLQKQHVDLILSGHTHGLQLGLKVGKRKYSPASIIYQYWGGLFSIENNGQGKSYIYVNRGLGHIFFPFRIGMKPEITLLTLKSMKE from the coding sequence GTGATAATAAGTAAAAACCTTTATAAAGCCGGATACCTGACTGTTTTTATACTTGCTTTAGCCATTGCAGCCTGGCGCATGCCGGCCTATGCAAGCCGAATGCCCTGGCTTTTAACTATGGCGATTGCCGATTTATATTTATTTTGGCATTTATCCTCAGGCGGCATAATCAATAAGCCTTGGCTAAGAAAAGTCCTGGTTTTCATTACAGGATTGCCTTCAGCATTACTGATGCTTTTTTTCCTTTCACTGGCATTTTTGAGTCCGGTAGATTGGAATCCAATACTCCGAACTTACCTCTTAGGGTTTGTTGTGTTTTTCTATCTGATCCGGTTAATGCCCTTGCTGGTGCTGATACTTTTTGATTTGCGCAAATCCATTACCCAACTAGCTAGAAAATCTTTTCACTTAGCCAACAAAAGAGTCTGGCTCAAGATATCCGCTGTTTTTTCTGCAATTCTTGGTATTGCTATGATAATGGGAATGACTTTGTGGGTGTATGATTTTGAAATTATTGAAGAAGAAATTCATATTGAAAACCTCCCAACAGCCTTTGAAGGATATCGGATTGTGCAACTTTCCGATATACATTTGGGCCGCTGGCACTCTCAAAAACCTTTGCAAAAAGCTGTTGAGATGGTGAATTCATTGGATGCTGATCTCATTGCTTTTACCGGCGATCTGGTCAATTATGCCACTTCTGAGGCCTTGCCTTTCACAGAAACGCTTTCATCACTGAGTGCGAAAGATGGCGTTTTTGCCGTGCTGGGAAATCACGATTACGGCGACTATATGCGCTGGCCAAATGCGCATGCAAAAGAAATGAACGACACTTTGATGAATAATGTAATCAAAGGAATGGGCTGGTTCCTGCTTGAAAACAGAAATGTTAAACTATTTCGCGACAAACAATGCATTGTTGTCGCAGGCACCGGCAATTACAGCGACAACGAACATTATCCAGACAGATCGGATGTTCGACTTTCCCTGGCAGGAATCCCCGATTCTTGCAAAGTAATACTGCTTACGCATACTCCTTCCATTATTGGCCCAGAATTGCTACAAAAACAGCATGTTGATTTAATCCTTTCAGGCCATACACATGGTTTACAACTTGGATTAAAAGTCGGGAAGCGTAAGTATAGTCCGGCATCCATAATTTACCAGTATTGGGGCGGTTTGTTCAGCATAGAAAATAACGGGCAGGGAAAGAGCTACATATATGTGAACCGCGGACTGGGTCATATTTTCTTTCCGTTTCGCATTGGTATGAAGCCGGAAATAACCTTGCTTACTTTAAAGTCAATGAAAGAATAG